The proteins below are encoded in one region of Caulobacter henricii:
- a CDS encoding acyltransferase family protein, translating to MPDAANIKSLTALRFFAAFWVVMFHYWPNLAIGFTPAAASKGYLGVEAFFTLSGFILCHVYLQDFGQGKFRYGAFLWNRLARVYPLHLATLAGVGLMAAVAGLAGITVGNNIVSWEALPANLLLVHAWGFAPVAGWNHASWSISAEWFAYLSFPVFALLAWRLRKRPFLAVGLALGLIAILYPAFERLAGFPLTAATIHWGALRIVPCFAYGCALHALWRSGSIPGRLAGPGAAILGAVVLGTVQFGAPDMVIVAALGGLILMLASLTASGSSFGSQSILVYLGEISYSTYMICIPWKIVAVNAATKLLQIEGDKLPLLIWIFIVAALVPLSSISYHLIENPARNLLKAWAQRRGQPGPITVGA from the coding sequence ATGCCCGACGCCGCCAATATCAAGTCCCTGACCGCACTTCGGTTCTTCGCCGCCTTCTGGGTGGTGATGTTCCACTATTGGCCCAATCTGGCAATTGGCTTCACGCCGGCCGCGGCGAGCAAGGGCTATCTCGGGGTCGAAGCCTTCTTCACCCTCTCGGGCTTCATCCTCTGCCACGTCTATCTGCAGGACTTTGGCCAGGGCAAGTTCCGCTATGGTGCCTTCCTCTGGAACCGCCTGGCGCGGGTCTATCCCCTGCATCTGGCCACCCTGGCGGGTGTCGGACTGATGGCCGCCGTCGCCGGCCTCGCCGGCATCACGGTCGGCAACAACATCGTCTCCTGGGAAGCGCTGCCGGCCAACCTGCTGCTCGTCCACGCCTGGGGCTTTGCCCCGGTCGCGGGCTGGAACCATGCCTCGTGGTCGATCTCGGCCGAGTGGTTCGCCTATCTCAGCTTTCCCGTCTTCGCCCTTCTAGCCTGGCGGCTGCGCAAGCGGCCGTTCCTGGCGGTCGGCCTGGCCCTTGGCCTGATTGCCATCCTCTATCCGGCCTTCGAGCGGCTGGCCGGCTTTCCGCTGACCGCCGCCACGATCCATTGGGGCGCGCTGCGGATCGTGCCGTGTTTCGCCTATGGCTGTGCCTTGCATGCCCTGTGGCGGTCAGGATCGATCCCGGGCCGACTCGCCGGGCCCGGCGCCGCGATCCTGGGTGCCGTGGTTCTGGGCACTGTGCAGTTCGGGGCCCCCGATATGGTTATTGTTGCGGCTTTGGGCGGCCTGATCCTGATGCTGGCCAGCCTGACCGCGAGTGGTTCAAGTTTCGGCAGCCAGAGCATTCTCGTCTATCTGGGTGAGATCAGCTACTCGACCTACATGATCTGCATCCCCTGGAAGATCGTAGCGGTCAATGCGGCCACAAAACTGCTTCAGATCGAAGGCGATAAACTGCCCCTGCTGATCTGGATTTTCATTGTTGCCGCCCTGGTTCCGCTGTCGTCGATATCTTACCACCTGATCGAAAATCCTGCCCGGAATCTGCTGAAAGCGTGGGCGCAGCGTCGCGGGCAGCCAGGTCCAATTACGGTCGGCGCCTAA
- a CDS encoding TerC family protein, which produces MNELLNLAVDPAAWAALITLIVMEVVLGIDNLIFISILSNKLPEEHRQRVRRIGISLALIMRLVLLSTIAFIVGLVHPVFDLGIAGPTGPHGEPSFETAFSWRDLILLAGGLFLIWKATKEIHHTVDPNQESHDVLDKTGAAISNVGSAIFQIILLDLVFSIDSILTAVGMTDHLPIMVIAVLVAVTVMLLAADPLANFINNNPTVVMLALGFLLMIGTVLIAEAFGMHVPKGYIYTAMAFSAAVEGLNMMSRRAAAKKKAAAGEH; this is translated from the coding sequence ATGAACGAACTCCTTAATCTCGCCGTGGACCCTGCAGCCTGGGCCGCCCTGATCACCCTGATCGTCATGGAAGTCGTGCTGGGCATCGACAACCTGATCTTCATTTCCATTCTCTCCAACAAGCTGCCGGAAGAGCATCGCCAGCGCGTGCGCCGCATCGGTATCTCGCTGGCCCTGATCATGCGCCTGGTCCTGCTGTCGACCATCGCCTTCATCGTCGGCCTGGTGCATCCGGTGTTCGACCTGGGCATTGCCGGCCCGACCGGTCCGCACGGCGAGCCGTCGTTCGAGACCGCCTTCTCCTGGCGCGACCTGATCCTGCTGGCCGGCGGCCTGTTCCTGATCTGGAAGGCCACCAAGGAAATCCACCACACGGTCGATCCCAACCAGGAGAGCCATGACGTCCTCGACAAGACCGGGGCGGCGATCTCCAATGTCGGTTCGGCGATCTTCCAGATCATCCTGCTGGACCTGGTGTTCTCGATCGACTCGATCCTGACCGCTGTCGGCATGACCGATCACCTGCCGATCATGGTCATTGCCGTGCTCGTGGCCGTCACGGTCATGCTGCTGGCCGCCGATCCCCTGGCCAACTTCATCAACAACAACCCGACGGTCGTGATGCTGGCCCTGGGCTTCCTGCTGATGATCGGTACGGTCCTGATCGCCGAGGCCTTCGGCATGCACGTGCCCAAGGGCTATATCTATACGGCCATGGCGTTCTCGGCTGCGGTCGAAGGGCTCAACATGATGTCGCGTCGAGCCGCGGCGAAAAAGAAGGCGGCGGCCGGGGAGCACTAG